In Legionella beliardensis, the following are encoded in one genomic region:
- a CDS encoding HAD-IG family 5'-nucleotidase translates to MDQKVFVNRILNMKKIKLIGLDMDHTLIRYNTKNFETLVYNIVVEKLITDKGYPVSIREFTFNFNDAIRGLIVDSSNGNILKLSRYGAIRQSYHGTKPISYPEQKKIYRSIYVDLKDPNYMAIDTSFSIAFCVLYGQLVDYKDQYPDELPGYGQIALDVLSSVDKAHADGSIKNYISQNLGEYVHKDKAVVEGLKRVKRYGKKIFILTNSEYYYTKLLLEYAINPFLEPGEDWRDLFEYVITLAGKPRFFYDNPRFLAVNPLDGTMTNFHGGIKPGIYQGGCARKFTEDLEVKGDEILYIGDHIYGDILRLKKDCNWRTALVVEELSEEIESQTRALPVERQIIAAMETKKELEQNYIDAYTKSIDENTEAYQDEINSWQQQIVAIDNQITKLLREQQTFYNPRWGRVFRAGAEESYFAYQVDRFACIYMERLSDLLAHSPLTYFRANRRRLAHDVEL, encoded by the coding sequence ATGGATCAAAAAGTTTTTGTAAATCGTATCTTAAATATGAAAAAGATTAAGCTCATTGGTTTAGATATGGATCATACGCTTATACGTTATAATACTAAAAATTTTGAAACACTTGTTTATAATATTGTTGTTGAAAAACTTATTACCGATAAAGGCTATCCTGTTAGCATTCGCGAGTTTACTTTTAATTTTAATGATGCGATTCGCGGCTTAATTGTCGATAGCAGCAATGGTAATATTTTAAAATTAAGCCGCTATGGTGCAATTCGCCAAAGTTATCATGGTACTAAGCCAATTAGTTACCCTGAACAAAAAAAGATTTATCGCAGTATTTACGTTGATTTAAAAGATCCTAACTACATGGCTATTGATACTTCTTTTTCGATCGCTTTTTGTGTTTTATATGGGCAATTAGTTGATTATAAGGATCAATACCCTGATGAATTGCCAGGCTATGGCCAAATAGCCTTAGATGTGCTTAGTAGTGTAGATAAAGCACATGCTGACGGAAGTATAAAAAATTATATTAGTCAAAACCTTGGCGAGTACGTTCATAAAGATAAAGCAGTGGTTGAGGGTTTAAAGCGCGTAAAACGCTATGGTAAAAAAATATTTATTCTCACCAATTCTGAATATTACTACACTAAGTTATTATTAGAATATGCGATTAACCCATTTTTAGAACCTGGCGAGGATTGGCGGGATCTATTTGAATACGTGATCACCTTAGCTGGAAAGCCACGTTTCTTTTATGATAATCCACGATTTTTAGCTGTAAATCCACTTGATGGCACGATGACTAATTTTCATGGTGGAATTAAGCCTGGTATTTATCAAGGGGGCTGTGCTAGAAAATTTACTGAAGATTTAGAAGTAAAAGGGGATGAAATACTATACATAGGTGACCATATTTACGGTGATATTCTTCGTTTGAAAAAAGATTGTAATTGGCGCACAGCGCTGGTTGTTGAAGAATTAAGCGAGGAAATAGAATCCCAAACCCGCGCGCTGCCAGTCGAGAGGCAAATTATTGCCGCTATGGAGACTAAAAAAGAATTAGAGCAAAATTATATAGATGCCTACACTAAAAGCATTGATGAAAACACAGAAGCTTATCAAGATGAAATTAATAGTTGGCAACAACAGATTGTCGCTATTGATAATCAAATAACCAAACTGTTGCGAGAGCAACAAACGTTTTATAACCCTAGATGGGGGCGTGTTTTTAGAGCTGGTGCTGAAGAAAGCTATTTTGCGTACCAGGTTGATCGCTTTGCCTGTATTTACATGGAAAGATTATCAGATTTATTAGCACATTCACCATTGACTTATTTTAGAGCTAATCGCCGCAGGTTAGCGCATGATGTTGAATTATAG
- a CDS encoding leucyl aminopeptidase family protein, translating into MNIANFYQSSPKEAHPLYLTTQKQWAEGLVNIPEEEHHLFNLQQFTGKLGDICLIMNADGVLTKVYVGSGDENDALALAYAATRLPAGLYEPQQELSQLALSYWALAQYQFTEYKQPAEVVIRCLLISEEALEAVKNQVEAIFLIRDLINRPANDLGPKELALVAEELAKQYNATFEQWVDEELLTNNFPAIYAVGKASANKPRLLALSWGNVSHPRISLIGKGVCFDSGGLDIKPSIGMRNMKKDMGGAAHVLGLAQWIMACQLPVYLQVLIPAVENSIGPQAFRPGDILTMRNQLTVEVDNTDAEGRLILADALVKAGEFNPEMIIDFATLTGAARVAVGTEIAAMFTNDDNLASELIMASKEVNDPIWQLPLFDNYSSMLDSGVADLSNCGNTPYAGAITAALFLKRFVPPTASWVHFDIMAWNVSSKPGKPEGGEAMAIRAVAHYLQKTYGSMTK; encoded by the coding sequence ATGAATATTGCTAATTTTTATCAAAGTTCTCCTAAAGAGGCGCACCCTTTATACTTAACAACTCAGAAACAATGGGCTGAAGGCTTAGTTAATATCCCAGAGGAAGAGCATCATTTATTTAACTTACAGCAGTTTACAGGTAAGTTAGGAGATATCTGTTTAATCATGAATGCAGATGGTGTATTGACTAAAGTCTATGTAGGCTCAGGTGATGAAAATGACGCGCTAGCCTTGGCATATGCAGCTACTCGTTTGCCTGCAGGCTTATATGAGCCTCAACAAGAACTTTCACAACTTGCATTGTCTTATTGGGCTTTAGCTCAGTATCAATTTACTGAATATAAACAGCCAGCGGAGGTCGTAATCCGCTGTTTATTGATTAGCGAAGAGGCATTAGAGGCGGTTAAGAACCAAGTAGAAGCTATTTTTTTAATTCGCGATTTAATTAATAGGCCTGCGAATGATTTAGGCCCTAAAGAGCTTGCCTTAGTGGCGGAAGAACTTGCCAAGCAATATAATGCGACGTTTGAACAATGGGTTGATGAAGAATTATTAACAAATAATTTCCCCGCCATTTATGCGGTAGGTAAGGCTTCAGCAAATAAACCTAGATTACTTGCGCTTAGCTGGGGTAATGTCAGCCACCCACGCATTTCTTTAATCGGCAAAGGGGTATGTTTTGATAGTGGTGGGCTTGATATTAAACCTTCCATTGGGATGCGGAATATGAAAAAAGACATGGGTGGTGCTGCCCATGTTTTAGGTTTAGCGCAATGGATTATGGCATGCCAGCTTCCTGTTTATTTACAAGTGCTTATTCCGGCGGTTGAAAATTCAATTGGGCCACAAGCATTTAGGCCCGGGGATATCTTAACCATGCGTAATCAGCTGACTGTTGAGGTAGATAATACCGACGCTGAAGGTCGATTAATTCTAGCAGATGCTTTAGTAAAAGCGGGTGAATTTAATCCAGAAATGATTATTGATTTTGCAACCTTAACAGGTGCTGCCAGGGTTGCAGTAGGTACGGAAATTGCAGCAATGTTTACAAATGATGATAATTTGGCCAGTGAGTTAATAATGGCATCTAAAGAGGTAAACGATCCAATCTGGCAATTACCGCTTTTTGACAATTATAGTTCAATGCTTGATTCTGGGGTTGCAGACTTATCAAATTGTGGTAATACGCCTTATGCTGGCGCGATCACGGCAGCTTTGTTTTTAAAACGTTTTGTACCACCAACGGCGTCTTGGGTACATTTTGATATTATGGCATGGAATGTAAGCAGTAAACCTGGCAAACCAGAAGGAGGCGAGGCCATGGCGATAAGAGCCGTAGCACATTATTTACAAAAAACATATGGTTCGATGACAAAATGA